The proteins below are encoded in one region of Clostridium estertheticum:
- a CDS encoding ABC transporter permease, which produces MRVWLEIVGFEIKIQAKSKFFWLLTCMLLGVSISASIKYFNHYQLKTPADLTSISSSSTSDDVSIPVLGKDRNTYFIKQISNGLIRDNKQDSDEIIEWLSSTIYSRETWTKDTLRDVENQMYTKFPSVKKIGYGQDMLYNEYTMSGDKMDATYPEFMSYLHKTNQTFSTSFARQYAQDTAMYVSIIFILFFAFLFQKELQPSLHDLLLSKPISNLTYITGKFAGAFSMCLFAIALNTLIFSIWETIFCSKLGMSLYLGALWKSMLFYTVPTILFYASLLVLVSLLFRNGFAAIPLFFITLLSSMMTTTLPDGTSVQWMWLAPIISYEKFYQLVPPRQIQAYIINRIGLCILGAIFLLASCRIWARKSKAGNRSRKFKISHTSSIKGSSPSKNIGAFAFIKYNAKIAASPIQLFIAFILLLSTISTMLTSNKGVTDIGMSMLGTIAWASVIIFANIYSIEYSHKTMDNFYLTNRNKLGIMARRIFINLCFIFIMVSVVFFIDLFLVNKPDSSIMGTVILMSYLKTIITCMSCSLFFGVCSMTISNFFCTGIGGIVGGFLINAIFTSTAVANRYSIFNIYISNLSYTNINQDRALWWKSTIIFIGISLMLFMLNKWTIYRSNKVELRVKHSTIKPK; this is translated from the coding sequence ATGAGAGTTTGGTTAGAAATTGTTGGTTTTGAAATAAAAATTCAAGCTAAAAGTAAATTCTTTTGGCTATTAACTTGTATGCTATTGGGGGTATCTATTAGTGCTAGTATTAAATATTTTAATCATTATCAGCTTAAGACACCAGCAGATTTGACTAGTATATCAAGTTCCAGTACATCGGATGACGTTTCAATACCTGTTTTAGGGAAAGATCGAAATACCTATTTTATAAAACAAATTTCCAATGGGTTAATAAGGGATAACAAGCAGGATTCAGATGAAATTATCGAATGGCTATCATCAACAATTTACTCACGAGAAACATGGACAAAGGATACGCTTAGAGATGTTGAGAACCAGATGTACACTAAATTCCCATCAGTTAAAAAAATTGGATACGGTCAAGATATGCTTTATAATGAATATACAATGAGTGGGGATAAAATGGACGCAACATATCCTGAGTTTATGAGTTATTTACATAAAACGAATCAAACATTTTCTACTTCTTTTGCACGGCAATATGCCCAAGATACTGCTATGTATGTATCAATTATCTTTATACTCTTTTTTGCATTTCTTTTCCAAAAGGAACTGCAACCATCGCTGCATGATCTGTTACTTTCAAAGCCAATATCAAATTTAACGTATATTACAGGAAAATTTGCAGGTGCATTTTCAATGTGTTTATTTGCAATAGCATTAAATACTCTTATTTTTAGTATATGGGAGACAATATTTTGTTCTAAATTGGGAATGTCCTTATATCTAGGTGCATTATGGAAGAGTATGCTGTTTTACACTGTTCCAACCATTTTATTTTACGCAAGTCTTTTGGTTTTAGTTTCTCTTTTATTTAGAAATGGATTTGCTGCAATACCACTTTTTTTTATTACTCTATTATCTTCTATGATGACAACAACATTACCGGATGGTACTTCAGTACAATGGATGTGGCTTGCCCCAATTATATCGTACGAAAAATTTTATCAGTTAGTTCCACCTAGGCAAATTCAAGCCTATATTATCAATCGTATTGGACTTTGTATTTTAGGTGCAATTTTTCTTTTAGCGTCATGCCGTATTTGGGCTAGGAAGAGCAAGGCTGGAAATCGGAGTAGAAAGTTTAAAATTTCTCATACTAGTTCAATAAAGGGTTCAAGTCCATCAAAAAACATTGGGGCTTTTGCATTTATAAAATATAATGCAAAGATAGCAGCCTCACCAATTCAATTATTCATAGCATTTATATTACTGCTTTCTACTATAAGTACAATGCTTACTAGCAATAAGGGGGTAACAGATATAGGTATGTCAATGTTAGGAACTATAGCATGGGCATCAGTAATTATATTTGCAAATATTTATAGTATAGAATATTCGCATAAAACTATGGATAATTTTTATTTAACTAATAGAAATAAATTGGGAATCATGGCTAGAAGAATATTCATCAACTTATGTTTTATATTCATAATGGTTAGTGTTGTGTTTTTTATTGATTTATTCTTGGTTAATAAACCAGATAGCAGTATTATGGGTACGGTTATTTTAATGAGTTATTTGAAGACAATTATTACTTGCATGTCATGTTCGCTTTTTTTCGGGGTGTGTTCCATGACAATTTCTAATTTTTTCTGTACTGGTATAGGAGGCATAGTTGGAGGCTTTTTAATCAATGCAATTTTTACTTCCACTGCAGTTGCTAATAGATATTCCATATTTAATATTTATATTTCAAATTTATCTTATACAAATATTAATCAAGATCGTGCACTATGGTGGAAAAGCACAATTATTTTCATAGGAATATCACTTATGCTATTTATGTTAAACAAATGGACGATTTATCGTTCAAATAAAGTTGAATTAAGAGTTAAGCATAGCACTATAAAGCCAAAATAG
- a CDS encoding sensor histidine kinase — MIYIFVLTTIILALVIVFQNIKIHSISDNIKEVIDGNFNERIRIYDYNPRVKDLIIDLNKLIDEFQKIVSLNKQYEDDRKKMISNISHDFRTPLTTMLGYIEMLREDNSLNDKESMEYLEIISTKGEILRGLIEEFFSLSKFDSSDVVLTFKRVNISEIMRQCILSFLKDFEINGIELVIDISSVDIFIRADEVAIYRVLQNLIANALRYGAEGKVIGVSLEGEMNSVVLKIWDRGRGIPQEEIPYIFKRLYSVDKSRNNRQTGSGLGLTIVKKLVEKHGGTIEVSSKPYEKTTFKITLRNIP, encoded by the coding sequence ATGATATACATATTTGTGCTAACAACAATTATTCTAGCTTTAGTTATAGTATTTCAAAATATAAAAATACATAGTATTTCAGATAATATAAAAGAAGTTATTGATGGAAATTTTAATGAAAGGATTAGGATTTATGATTATAATCCTAGGGTTAAAGATTTAATTATTGATTTGAATAAGCTTATAGATGAATTCCAAAAAATAGTTTCATTGAACAAACAATATGAAGACGATAGGAAAAAGATGATATCAAATATATCCCATGATTTTAGGACCCCACTCACAACTATGCTAGGATATATTGAAATGCTAAGAGAGGATAATAGCTTAAATGATAAAGAAAGCATGGAATATTTAGAGATAATAAGTACAAAGGGAGAAATCTTAAGGGGGCTAATTGAAGAATTTTTTAGTTTATCGAAGTTTGACTCTAGTGATGTTGTACTAACTTTTAAAAGAGTTAATATCAGTGAAATTATGAGACAGTGTATATTATCATTTTTAAAGGATTTTGAAATTAATGGTATTGAATTAGTAATAGACATTTCAAGTGTGGATATATTTATCCGAGCTGATGAAGTGGCTATTTATAGAGTGTTGCAAAATCTAATAGCTAATGCTCTAAGGTATGGAGCAGAGGGAAAAGTAATTGGAGTGAGTTTAGAGGGGGAAATGAATAGCGTAGTTTTGAAAATATGGGATAGGGGTAGAGGAATACCCCAGGAGGAAATACCATATATTTTTAAGCGCTTATATTCAGTGGATAAATCAAGAAATAATAGACAAACAGGTAGTGGTCTGGGTTTAACTATAGTAAAAAAACTAGTAGAAAAGCATGGTGGAACCATTGAAGTTAGTAGTAAGCCCTATGAAAAAACAACGTTTAAGATAACACTTAGGAATATTCCGTAA
- a CDS encoding Nramp family divalent metal transporter, giving the protein MALDFFKYIGPGLLVTVGFIDPGNWAANVSAGANFGYTLLWMVTLSTIMLIVLQHNAAHLGIVTGNCISEASTATLKPRLNKFVLGSAVLAAVSTALAELLGGAIALNMLFGIPIKLATVLVLGLILWMLFTNSYKKLERWIIGFVSIIGISFIFELSLVHIEWGKAMISWVKPSFPKGSIPIIMSVLGAVVMPHNLFLHSEIIQSRQWNLKDESVIKKQLKYEFMDTFFSMMVGWAINSAMILIAAATFFAQKVQVTELNQAQQMLTPLLGSTASVVFALALLFAGISSSVTAGMAGGSIFAGIFGEPYDIHDIHTKLGVGITLVGATIAIFFISEPFKGLIYSQMFLSIQLPITIFLQIYLTSSKKVMGKYANTRFDKITLWIIGLIVAALNVMLLLSYIL; this is encoded by the coding sequence ATGGCATTAGATTTTTTTAAATACATTGGACCTGGGTTACTAGTAACCGTGGGATTTATAGACCCTGGAAATTGGGCGGCAAACGTTTCTGCTGGTGCTAATTTTGGATATACTCTACTTTGGATGGTAACCCTTTCAACTATTATGCTTATTGTTCTTCAGCATAATGCTGCCCATCTTGGGATTGTTACAGGAAATTGCATATCAGAAGCATCTACTGCCACATTAAAACCAAGACTGAACAAATTTGTGCTTGGTTCTGCTGTACTAGCTGCAGTATCTACTGCCCTTGCAGAACTTTTAGGTGGCGCTATTGCTTTAAATATGTTATTTGGTATACCTATAAAGCTCGCAACAGTGTTAGTTTTAGGTTTGATTTTATGGATGCTCTTTACAAATTCTTATAAGAAACTAGAAAGATGGATTATTGGCTTTGTTTCTATAATAGGAATATCTTTTATATTTGAATTAAGCCTTGTACATATCGAATGGGGAAAAGCTATGATAAGCTGGGTTAAACCTTCTTTTCCCAAGGGATCTATTCCAATAATAATGAGTGTTCTAGGCGCAGTCGTGATGCCTCATAATCTATTTCTTCATTCGGAAATAATACAAAGTCGTCAATGGAATTTAAAAGATGAGAGTGTAATAAAAAAACAACTTAAATATGAATTTATGGATACTTTTTTTTCAATGATGGTAGGTTGGGCTATAAATAGTGCTATGATACTTATTGCTGCAGCTACTTTCTTCGCACAGAAAGTTCAAGTTACAGAGCTTAATCAGGCTCAGCAAATGCTGACACCATTACTTGGAAGCACAGCCTCAGTAGTCTTTGCTTTAGCGCTACTCTTTGCCGGAATATCATCGTCAGTTACTGCTGGTATGGCCGGTGGTAGTATTTTTGCGGGAATATTTGGGGAACCATATGATATTCATGATATCCACACTAAGCTAGGCGTAGGAATTACTTTAGTTGGTGCTACAATAGCTATATTTTTCATATCGGAGCCATTTAAAGGTCTCATCTACTCACAAATGTTCTTAAGTATACAACTTCCTATAACTATATTCCTTCAGATATATTTAACCTCTTCTAAAAAAGTTATGGGCAAATATGCTAACACTAGATTTGATAAAATTACTCTTTGGATTATTGGACTTATAGTAGCTGCACTTAATGTAATGTTATTACTAAGCTATATATTGTAA
- a CDS encoding sugar diacid recognition domain-containing protein — protein MEILSSKLAKNIVERTMSAVNYNIIITNTLGIIIASGDKNRIGDMHEGAIIALKRNSEFSVSEHGSDKLNGVHSGTNLVIEFQNRVVGVIGITGKPSDVLGYGKLIKMTAEMMIEQEHVLTEFESNKRMKQEVMLALIYNKQDSLSLLKKHIKGFEIPYNYPMFIFIIEVNFKDNSDKIDLNILNIIINLLEMTFMESLATIINSQTIVVLHKCLHINNEIEDYNEKIKEINEKICTQIGITVKISVGKIYDNLNDMYKSYSIAKETLIFGEKIYPNYNIYFFNLLKSEMLFSQNNEKWKIDELAETYKLVASNDNDGVLRETLKVLIEENGELNNVSNRLFIHRNTIRYRLNKIHKITNKNPRNYTDLFWLYSAMLNS, from the coding sequence TTGGAAATTTTAAGTAGCAAATTAGCTAAAAATATTGTTGAAAGGACTATGAGCGCTGTTAATTATAATATAATTATAACCAATACATTAGGCATTATTATAGCGTCAGGAGATAAAAACAGAATTGGAGATATGCATGAAGGAGCAATAATAGCGCTTAAAAGAAATTCAGAATTTAGTGTTAGTGAACATGGAAGTGATAAATTAAACGGTGTACATTCCGGAACTAACCTAGTTATCGAATTTCAAAATAGAGTAGTAGGAGTAATTGGTATTACAGGAAAACCTAGCGATGTTTTAGGTTATGGTAAATTAATTAAAATGACAGCAGAAATGATGATTGAACAAGAACATGTGTTGACAGAATTCGAAAGCAACAAGAGAATGAAACAAGAGGTTATGCTAGCACTTATATATAACAAACAAGATTCTCTTTCTTTATTAAAAAAACATATTAAGGGATTTGAAATTCCATACAATTATCCTATGTTTATATTTATAATTGAAGTGAATTTTAAAGATAATTCAGATAAAATTGATTTAAATATATTAAATATAATAATAAACCTATTAGAAATGACATTTATGGAATCATTAGCAACCATAATTAATTCGCAAACCATTGTTGTATTACATAAATGTCTGCATATTAACAATGAAATTGAAGATTATAATGAAAAAATAAAGGAAATCAATGAAAAAATATGTACTCAAATAGGGATTACTGTAAAGATATCAGTTGGAAAAATATATGACAACTTAAATGACATGTATAAATCTTATAGTATAGCTAAAGAAACACTTATATTTGGTGAAAAGATATACCCTAATTATAATATTTATTTTTTTAATTTACTAAAATCTGAGATGTTATTCTCTCAAAACAATGAAAAATGGAAGATCGATGAATTAGCAGAAACCTACAAATTAGTAGCTTCAAATGATAATGATGGAGTATTAAGAGAAACTTTAAAAGTCTTAATAGAAGAAAATGGAGAGCTTAACAATGTATCAAACAGGTTATTCATTCATAGAAATACCATTAGATATCGCTTAAATAAAATTCACAAAATTACAAATAAAAACCCTAGAAACTACACTGATCTATTTTGGCTTTATAGTGCTATGCTTAACTCTTAA
- a CDS encoding SAM-dependent methyltransferase, which produces MVGDKLFYKTLFKDIFSNPFEIKFWDGSVEKFGEGESKFQLIFNEPISKGDVINDPSITLGEAYMTKTLDIKGNVKEVIESLYNNKESFLCKSEKYEKLIKKFKSSIKRSKDNIQFHYDIGNDFYKLWLDNSMNYSCGYFKNDTDTLDEAQNNKINHILTKLNLKEGQSLLDIGCGWGELIIRAAKQYKVKAVGVTLSLEQLQKANERIKAEGLEDLVEVKLQDYREIKNMSFDRIVSVGMLEHVGLENLSEYFHIVNDLLKDKGLSLLHCITAVNEGGNNTWIDKYIFPGGHVPAIKTIISDIAELELELIDIESLRRHYGKTLEHWAENFENALPIIEKTKDETFIRMWRLYLNACAASFNCGNINVHQILFAKGVNNDLPLTRDYMTK; this is translated from the coding sequence TTGGTTGGTGATAAATTATTTTATAAAACTTTATTCAAAGATATATTTTCCAATCCTTTTGAAATTAAGTTTTGGGACGGGAGTGTAGAAAAATTTGGTGAGGGCGAAAGTAAGTTTCAACTTATTTTTAATGAACCGATATCAAAGGGTGATGTTATAAACGATCCTTCTATAACGCTTGGAGAAGCATATATGACAAAAACATTAGACATAAAGGGTAATGTAAAAGAGGTTATAGAGTCCCTATACAATAACAAAGAAAGTTTTCTTTGTAAAAGCGAAAAATACGAAAAACTCATAAAGAAGTTTAAAAGCAGTATAAAAAGAAGTAAGGATAATATACAATTTCATTATGATATTGGAAATGATTTTTATAAATTATGGCTTGATAATTCTATGAATTATTCCTGTGGATATTTTAAAAATGATACGGATACTTTGGACGAAGCTCAAAACAATAAAATAAATCATATTTTAACAAAACTAAACTTAAAAGAAGGACAAAGTTTACTAGATATAGGATGTGGATGGGGAGAACTTATAATTAGAGCAGCAAAACAATATAAGGTAAAGGCTGTTGGAGTTACTTTAAGTTTAGAACAACTACAAAAGGCTAATGAAAGAATAAAAGCAGAGGGACTAGAAGATTTAGTAGAAGTTAAACTTCAAGATTACAGAGAAATAAAAAATATGAGTTTTGATAGAATTGTTAGCGTAGGAATGCTCGAACATGTAGGACTAGAAAATTTATCTGAATATTTTCATATAGTAAATGACTTATTAAAAGATAAAGGACTCTCTTTACTTCATTGTATAACAGCAGTAAATGAAGGCGGTAATAATACGTGGATAGATAAATACATTTTTCCAGGTGGACATGTACCTGCAATTAAAACTATAATTTCAGATATAGCAGAACTAGAACTTGAATTAATTGATATAGAAAGTCTTAGAAGGCATTATGGAAAGACACTTGAACACTGGGCTGAAAACTTTGAAAATGCTCTTCCTATAATAGAAAAGACTAAAGACGAGACATTTATAAGAATGTGGAGACTATATTTGAATGCATGTGCTGCATCATTTAATTGCGGTAATATTAATGTTCATCAAATATTGTTTGCCAAAGGTGTAAATAATGATTTGCCTTTGACCAGAGACTACATGACTAAATGA
- a CDS encoding ABC transporter permease, which yields MFNLIYCEFLKLKKSYLFLTIAIIILLPPILLYIKWHAEYNLIIWDMYLFQEETSSTALINLPMYVFISSYIYTREFSYNTAQTLFSYSITRTKIFISKFLTIITMISCIMILQLLFTVLAGLLLPHEALTKSIIIDHLKMNLYILFAQYAILPIAIFIAQVSRNIILPMVYGGIITVFNMCVPQIKSGIIEYLAITYPIQIMNNSFKTNIYRQDIMIINNSIPLPSVSIMLAISTFIIGIIMCITYYLKTDIT from the coding sequence ATGTTTAATCTTATTTATTGTGAATTTTTAAAATTAAAGAAATCATATTTGTTTTTAACCATAGCTATAATAATTTTGCTTCCCCCGATATTGTTATATATAAAATGGCATGCTGAGTATAATTTAATAATCTGGGATATGTATCTTTTTCAAGAAGAAACAAGCTCAACAGCATTGATTAATCTACCTATGTATGTATTTATTTCTTCATATATTTACACAAGAGAATTCTCTTATAATACTGCCCAGACCTTATTCTCCTACTCTATTACCAGGACAAAAATATTTATATCAAAGTTTTTAACTATAATAACAATGATATCATGTATTATGATTTTGCAGCTTTTATTTACTGTTTTGGCAGGATTATTACTTCCTCATGAAGCGCTTACAAAGAGCATAATCATAGATCATTTAAAAATGAATCTTTACATTTTATTTGCCCAATATGCAATTTTGCCAATTGCTATTTTTATAGCACAAGTAAGTAGAAATATTATTTTGCCAATGGTTTATGGGGGGATTATAACCGTATTTAATATGTGTGTACCCCAGATTAAGTCAGGAATTATAGAATACCTGGCAATTACTTATCCTATACAAATAATGAACAATTCTTTCAAAACTAATATTTATAGGCAAGATATAATGATAATAAATAATTCAATTCCATTGCCAAGTGTAAGCATAATGCTTGCAATTTCAACTTTTATAATTGGAATAATAATGTGTATTACATATTATTTAAAGACTGATATTACTTAG
- a CDS encoding ABC transporter ATP-binding protein encodes MEYVIRTHNLTKKYKGVSVVDNLNINIEKGEIYGFLGQNGAGKTTTLRMLMGLIRISEGEVELFGQNNYSKKIYKKIGSLIEYPGFYPNLTAEENLEIHRRMAGIENIEYIKEALEIVGLNYDEIKNKKVKSYSLGMKQRLGISRAILHKPELLVLDEPTNGLDPLGIRDIREILLELKNKKGITIIISSHILSEIEYLATKIGVIHRGKLLEEIDYRELQRRNRKYLRVKVSDDKKACFLLENKLNIKDFDVLEKNVLRIYESLDKGAQIAKLFINNDLELHEMQLSVDNLEDYFVRLTGGEGNV; translated from the coding sequence GTGGAATATGTAATAAGAACGCATAATTTAACTAAAAAATACAAGGGAGTGTCCGTAGTGGATAATTTAAATATTAATATAGAAAAGGGGGAGATATATGGATTTTTAGGACAGAATGGTGCGGGAAAAACTACAACTTTAAGGATGCTTATGGGACTTATAAGAATTTCAGAAGGGGAGGTTGAGCTTTTTGGACAGAATAATTATTCAAAGAAAATATATAAAAAAATAGGTTCATTAATAGAGTATCCTGGATTCTATCCAAATTTAACTGCAGAGGAAAATTTAGAGATACATAGAAGAATGGCGGGTATAGAAAATATAGAGTATATAAAGGAAGCCTTGGAAATAGTGGGACTAAATTATGATGAAATTAAAAATAAAAAGGTTAAAAGTTACTCCCTAGGCATGAAGCAAAGACTTGGCATATCAAGAGCGATACTGCATAAGCCAGAACTACTTGTTTTAGATGAACCAACTAATGGGTTAGATCCCCTTGGCATAAGAGATATTAGGGAGATACTGTTAGAACTAAAAAATAAAAAGGGTATAACTATTATTATATCAAGCCATATTTTAAGTGAGATTGAATATCTAGCAACAAAGATAGGAGTTATTCATAGGGGGAAACTACTTGAAGAAATAGACTATAGGGAACTTCAGAGAAGAAACAGAAAATATCTTAGGGTAAAAGTAAGTGATGATAAAAAAGCTTGTTTCTTGCTTGAAAACAAACTTAATATTAAGGATTTTGATGTATTAGAAAAAAATGTTCTAAGAATATATGAAAGCCTTGATAAGGGGGCACAAATAGCTAAACTATTCATTAACAATGATCTGGAACTGCATGAGATGCAGCTTAGTGTGGACAATCTAGAAGATTATTTTGTAAGGCTAACAGGGGGAGAGGGTAATGTTTAA
- a CDS encoding ABC transporter ATP-binding protein: MFIEISNLKKQYNNGPMALNDISLPIGEGVFGLLGENGAGKTTLMRILVTLMNQTSGTVNMDGTIINSKNASKIRCKIGYLPQELGLHPNLTIHETLDYFGILSLMSLSDRNQQIDKLLVETNLEEHANKKIKHLSGGMKRRVGLAQAMLNNPSLLVVDEPTTGLDPEERIRIRMLLSKVSKGRTIILSTHVVEDVASICNKLAIMEKGKIIFTGSVPELINIANNHVFTKNVQNEAELIQFSKQHTITNSVYTSKGICVRFISNFKVEDSVTENPNIEDAYIYVRNLIQKKVSE; encoded by the coding sequence ATGTTCATAGAAATATCTAATTTAAAAAAACAATATAATAATGGACCAATGGCGCTTAATGACATATCTCTACCCATTGGAGAAGGAGTTTTTGGACTTTTGGGAGAAAATGGTGCAGGGAAAACTACATTAATGCGAATTCTTGTAACGTTAATGAATCAAACTAGCGGTACAGTTAATATGGATGGTACAATTATCAATTCAAAAAATGCCTCAAAAATAAGATGTAAAATTGGTTATTTACCTCAAGAACTGGGATTACATCCTAACCTAACAATTCATGAAACCTTGGATTACTTCGGAATATTATCTTTAATGAGTCTTTCGGATAGGAATCAGCAAATTGATAAATTACTGGTTGAAACAAATCTAGAAGAACATGCCAATAAGAAAATAAAGCATTTATCAGGCGGGATGAAGCGTAGAGTAGGATTAGCTCAAGCAATGCTAAATAATCCTTCTCTATTAGTAGTAGATGAACCAACTACTGGTCTTGATCCAGAAGAACGTATTAGAATCCGAATGCTTTTAAGCAAGGTTTCTAAGGGGCGAACTATAATCTTATCGACCCATGTAGTGGAAGACGTCGCAAGTATTTGCAATAAGCTAGCTATCATGGAAAAAGGTAAAATAATATTTACTGGATCGGTTCCTGAATTAATTAATATTGCAAACAATCATGTTTTTACAAAAAATGTTCAGAATGAAGCTGAACTAATCCAATTTAGCAAACAACATACTATTACAAATAGTGTTTACACAAGCAAAGGTATATGTGTTCGTTTTATAAGTAATTTTAAAGTAGAAGATTCGGTAACTGAAAATCCTAACATAGAGGACGCTTATATCTATGTAAGAAATCTAATACAGAAGAAGGTGAGTGAATGA